A stretch of the Flavobacterium sp. 5 genome encodes the following:
- a CDS encoding IPT/TIG domain-containing protein yields the protein MKYFFSILTLFILISCTSSNSEDTEIQNPTSLTPTIQSISTSSTNIGDTIIINGQNFNPNENYIITFNGTKGQITEITSTTISVKVPVGTTSGQLQFIVNGKTVNAGYITINGTNRLFAYKQFGQVVELNSATGVETKTLVYGLESDFLTELKYFAPTNEIIGQGIKPNNNGINPFKLFKVKLADKTITEITYAGYDQLIVTTTGKLYGYKLYEGIIQLNPNTGSEIGNLINTGSDQLYGLIYNPQTNEIMGDKGILDNNGKNIHKLCKIKLSDNSITENIYYGYDELIPATNGKLYAYRATKKIVELNPVDGTEIKTLINISAEHISQLTYFPQTDQIIGKKIIYNNGIATYKLLKFNLTNNTLSENTIIKDDYDYFIVTD from the coding sequence ATGAAATATTTTTTTTCAATTTTAACACTATTTATTTTAATTAGTTGTACAAGTAGTAATTCAGAAGATACTGAAATCCAAAATCCGACATCACTAACCCCAACAATTCAAAGTATTTCGACTAGTTCAACTAATATAGGTGATACTATTATAATTAATGGACAAAACTTTAATCCAAATGAAAATTATATTATTACATTTAATGGTACAAAAGGTCAAATTACAGAAATTACTTCAACTACAATAAGCGTTAAAGTTCCAGTTGGTACAACTTCTGGTCAACTTCAATTTATTGTAAATGGTAAAACAGTTAATGCAGGTTATATTACTATAAATGGTACAAATCGTCTATTCGCATACAAACAATTTGGACAGGTTGTTGAATTAAATTCAGCTACAGGTGTAGAAACCAAAACTCTAGTATATGGTTTAGAATCTGATTTTTTAACTGAATTAAAGTATTTTGCTCCAACAAATGAAATTATAGGACAAGGAATAAAGCCAAATAACAATGGAATTAACCCTTTCAAACTTTTTAAAGTAAAACTTGCAGATAAAACTATAACAGAGATAACTTATGCAGGTTATGATCAATTGATCGTAACAACAACAGGAAAATTATATGGGTACAAATTGTATGAAGGTATTATTCAATTAAATCCAAATACAGGTTCCGAAATTGGAAATTTAATAAATACAGGAAGCGATCAACTTTATGGATTAATTTACAATCCTCAAACAAATGAAATAATGGGAGATAAAGGTATTCTTGATAATAATGGGAAAAACATTCATAAACTTTGCAAGATAAAACTTTCTGACAATTCGATAACTGAAAATATTTATTACGGTTATGATGAATTAATTCCTGCAACTAATGGAAAATTATATGCATATAGAGCAACCAAAAAAATAGTTGAACTCAATCCTGTTGATGGCACAGAAATCAAAACTTTAATAAATATTAGTGCAGAACATATTTCTCAACTTACTTATTTTCCACAAACAGATCAAATAATTGGAAAGAAAATTATATATAATAATGGAATTGCTACATATAAACTTTTAAAATTTAACCTAACCAATAATACTTTATCTGAAAATACTATTATTAAGGATGATTACGACTATTTTATCGTAACAGATTAA